From the genome of Streptomyces xanthophaeus:
GCCCGAGCCCGCGCCAGCGGGCCGCGAGGGCCGCGGCCGATTCCTCGGAGTAGGCCATCGGCAGGGCCGTGACCTCCGCCCCCGCCACCGACCGGGCGCCCGTGAGCCGGGGCACGGAGAACAGCTCCAGGCCCTCCTCCTCCGGAACGACCACACCGATCCGCCCGCGTCCGCGCTCCACGAGATGGGCGGCGGCCCGGACCCCGACCTCCTGCTGGTCCATGACGAGCGCGTGCGCCCCGGGCACACCGACGGGCCCCATCGTGATCACCGCGCGGGCCCCGGCCCGCTTGAGGGTGGCGACGTTGCGTGCCGAGAGGGTGATCTCGCCGAGGGAGATCACGGCCACCGGACGCAGTTCCGCCCAGGCCCGCACGGCCTCGTCGCCGGTCAGTCCGAGGCTCCCGTACTGCACCACCGTGTAGTCGAGGCGGCGCAGCGCCCACTGGAGCTCGTTGAGGAAGGTGCTGTAGAGCGGCCCGACCGGCACGTGGGAGGTGGGCAGCAGCACGATCCTGGTGTGTCCGGCGCGCAGGCTGCGGGCGGCGGCGTGCGGGACGTACCCGAGCTCCTCGGCGGCCTCGCGGACCTTGCGGCGGGTCGGTTCGCTGATGCGGACGGCTTCCGCGTTGTTCAGCACGTACGAGACCGTCGCGCGCGAGACACCGGCGAGGCGGGCCACGTCGGCGCTCGTCGGAACGGGGGGCGGCGGCGGGGTGGCCGGTCCGGAGGCCGGTACGGCCGGTGTCGGCTTCGGCGATTTCGATGACTGAGACATTGCCGTGGCATCTTTCCAGACCGATCACGCCCGAGGGCTGGCGGATGGCCGGAAACGAATGCTACACAGTGGTTACACGAGTCATTGACACGTGTAACCGCGGCGTCACATCCCTCTACGACCGATGTGCCGACGCCGTGCCCCGCCGTGCCGCCGCCCTGCCGCGCTCCGTCGCACCCCCGCCGTCGCGACAGGGCGGCGCGCACCCCTCCGCGCCCCAGCCCGCACGTCCCTCTTCCCTCATCCGCCCGCATCCGCCCGCATCCGCCCAGGAGGGCACCGTGGCCCTTTCCTCCCCCGGCACCGGCTCCGCCGCCGCCACCACCGACGCGTCCCCCGGACCCGGCCCCGGACCGGGCCCGGCACGGCGCGGCCTGCTGCCCCTGCTGCTCGTCGGCAACAGCGCCATGTACGCGCTCTACATCGGCGTGGCCGGCGTCCTGCTCGCGCTCCAGGTCGAGGACATCGATCCGGCGGACAAGGTGGCGAACTTCGGCCTGATCGCGGGGGTCTCGGCGATCTTCGCCACGGTCTTCAACCCCGTCGCAGGCGCCCTGTCCGACCGCAGCGGGCGGCGCAATCCATGGATCCTCGGC
Proteins encoded in this window:
- a CDS encoding LacI family DNA-binding transcriptional regulator, whose translation is MSQSSKSPKPTPAVPASGPATPPPPPVPTSADVARLAGVSRATVSYVLNNAEAVRISEPTRRKVREAAEELGYVPHAAARSLRAGHTRIVLLPTSHVPVGPLYSTFLNELQWALRRLDYTVVQYGSLGLTGDEAVRAWAELRPVAVISLGEITLSARNVATLKRAGARAVITMGPVGVPGAHALVMDQQEVGVRAAAHLVERGRGRIGVVVPEEEGLELFSVPRLTGARSVAGAEVTALPMAYSEESAAALAARWRGLGLDAAFAYNDEYAMLLMRALQDEGLRVPEDVAVIGADDLLIGRLLRPRLSTVRLEMPTGADLASLVDHAVREPSEVTERHDLMAATAVPREST